From Pandoraea vervacti, the proteins below share one genomic window:
- a CDS encoding AMP-binding protein yields the protein MTADYAQAYEAFDLDATVRATLDGDLDAMNACVECCDRHALPGRIALFWEGKDGTSQTWTFKQLQTLSARFANFLREQGVQPGDRVSGLLPRTPELLVTILGTWRAGAVYQPLFTAFGPKAIEHRLHSAQSKLVVTDAANRSKLHEVASCPPVVTVSGPRGQGVQRGDFSFWHELEQHDATFEPVMRRGDDPFMMMFTSGTTGAAKPVMVPLRAILAFVGYMRDAVDLRPTDTFWNIADPGWAYGLYYAVTGPLATGTPTTFYDGPFTVESTYRIVNKLGITNLAGSPTAFRLLIAGGDKAAAPVKGRLRAVSSAGEPLNPEVIRWFAEHLDVTIHDHYGQTELGMVVCNHHALAHPVQSGAAGFASPGHRVVVLDDEGRECPVGVPGVLALDRKQSPLMWFTGYWERETPAFVGDYYLSGDTVERNVDGSISFVGRNDDVITSSGYRIGPFDVESALIEHPAVVETAVVGKPDPERTELVKAFVVLHAQFAPTDALARELQEHVRHRLSTHAYPREIEFVAELPKTPSGKLQRFILRNQEIAKAAQASAAAA from the coding sequence ATGACTGCGGATTACGCACAGGCCTATGAGGCTTTCGACCTCGACGCCACGGTACGCGCCACACTGGACGGCGATCTCGACGCCATGAACGCGTGCGTCGAATGCTGCGACCGGCATGCCCTTCCCGGGCGCATCGCACTTTTCTGGGAAGGCAAGGACGGCACGAGCCAGACGTGGACGTTCAAGCAACTGCAAACGCTTTCCGCCCGCTTCGCCAACTTCCTGCGCGAACAGGGGGTGCAGCCGGGTGATCGTGTCAGCGGCCTGCTGCCTCGCACGCCGGAACTGCTGGTCACGATTCTCGGCACGTGGCGCGCCGGCGCCGTGTATCAGCCGCTCTTCACGGCATTCGGGCCGAAGGCCATCGAACACCGGCTGCACAGCGCGCAAAGCAAGCTGGTCGTCACGGACGCCGCGAATCGCAGCAAGCTCCACGAAGTGGCGAGCTGCCCGCCGGTCGTCACTGTCAGCGGCCCACGCGGTCAGGGCGTGCAACGCGGCGACTTCAGCTTCTGGCATGAGCTCGAGCAGCATGACGCAACGTTCGAGCCGGTCATGCGTCGTGGCGACGATCCCTTCATGATGATGTTCACCTCGGGCACGACGGGAGCAGCCAAACCGGTCATGGTGCCGCTGCGCGCCATTCTCGCGTTCGTGGGCTATATGCGCGACGCCGTCGACCTGCGCCCGACCGACACCTTCTGGAACATTGCGGATCCCGGCTGGGCGTACGGTCTGTATTACGCCGTCACAGGCCCGCTCGCGACGGGCACGCCCACCACGTTCTACGACGGCCCTTTCACCGTCGAGAGCACGTATCGCATCGTCAACAAGCTCGGCATCACCAACCTCGCCGGTTCGCCCACGGCCTTCCGTCTGCTGATCGCCGGTGGCGACAAGGCCGCCGCGCCGGTCAAGGGCCGGCTGCGCGCGGTGTCCAGCGCAGGCGAGCCGCTCAATCCCGAGGTCATTCGCTGGTTCGCGGAGCACCTCGACGTGACCATTCACGATCATTACGGGCAAACGGAGCTGGGCATGGTCGTGTGCAATCACCACGCGCTGGCCCATCCGGTGCAGTCCGGTGCAGCGGGCTTCGCGTCGCCCGGGCACCGCGTCGTGGTGCTCGACGACGAAGGGCGTGAGTGCCCTGTCGGCGTGCCCGGCGTCCTCGCGCTGGATCGCAAGCAATCGCCGCTGATGTGGTTCACGGGCTATTGGGAACGCGAGACGCCCGCGTTCGTGGGCGACTACTACCTGTCCGGCGACACGGTCGAGCGCAACGTGGACGGCAGCATCAGCTTCGTCGGTCGCAACGACGACGTGATCACCTCGTCGGGCTATCGCATTGGCCCCTTCGACGTGGAGAGCGCGCTGATCGAACATCCGGCGGTCGTCGAAACGGCGGTGGTCGGCAAACCGGACCCGGAGCGCACGGAACTGGTCAAGGCGTTCGTCGTGCTGCATGCGCAGTTTGCCCCAACCGATGCCCTGGCCCGCGAATTGCAGGAGCATGTCCGTCATCGGTTGTCGACGCACGCCTACCCGCGAGAAATCGAATTCGTCGCGGAACTGCCCAAGACGCCGAGCGGCAAGCTCCAGCGCTTCATTCTGCGCAATCAGGAAATCGCGAAGGCGGCGCAGGCGTCTGCCGCGGCGGCCTGA